CATGTGACTCCAAACAAGTGAGGGAGAACTTGTGGATCtgattttaagaaaaaaagaaggtaaGAAACAATAATGTCGACTTCGGCCAAGACATTTACAAGCTGGGTTGGGCTTCGCAGCCAGAAGTGCTCATTACTGACTTTTTATGAggacggggggaaaaaaaaactcatctgAGTTCCCCGCATCCGcataaacagaaaaaaaaaaaaaaagacaatgcaGCAAAAATGTAGGGACCACAAATGCCAGAGTTATCTAGGACAAGATATGTGCGGCCTTAATTGAGCGGAAAGaagtaaggggggggggggggggcacacatacacagagcAGCTTCCAAAATGCGTGCCATTATCTCATAGCCTGAGCACTCCCGCTCGGCGCACAGAAGCATGACGCGCATCTGCCTCGCATTAGTCCCAAAATTGTTACGACAACTGCGCGTCAAAAGACATTAGCGCACACGCACCAATTTATTgaccttccatttcaatacgGAGCTCGCCAAAAGCTGCCATCGTGTAAAACTCAATCCCAAAAAGGCCCAATTGCAGTGATGTCATCGCTAGGGGGCGCTTCGTGTCACAAGTTGGCGCATAGTTTACGAAGTTAGCTATCTTACTGTTAGCGAAAGACTCTTTCAGGGTGTGTGCCAACTGCCGGGAGtagtaaattttttttttttttgcacagtcgCTCTTTTCATGAGCATCCAGCCCCGTCGACAGCGGTGCAAAAATCGCCCTGTGAGGTTCACCGTCCGATGAAGGAGATGATTCAAGCGGAGGGTAAAGaagtcaatgtgtgtgtgtgtttcttttcctctttggcGGGGAGCGGGAACGGCGAGCGCTGGCTGCCGAGATGTGACAAGTGGGTGGTTTCCGTCTAAATAAGGCACTTTAGGAGAGCGAGCGGGGCGCCACTTGGTAACTGGAGGGCCTCTCTTTAATGGGCCAAAATCACTCATAGTAGTCGTCGTTcagagaaggggaaaaaagaaaaagagaataaGATTGTACAGAATTCTCGTATAAAAGTAAACTGGTGCAAATCGTACTCGTTTGGTGGCCCGCTTCAAGTGGTGCGTTGACAGCGAGAACAAGCCTAGGGGGAGCAAAGcccggtggggggggggggggggtccgaGGGTCTGACTTCAGCCGGAGTCGGGATCAAAGCGGCAGAAGAGAAGACGTTTGCGCTGAGGTGCAGGATGAGGATGCATGATAAGGAGGAGATAAAAAAGCAGACAGGAGGACGGAAGGCGGCTGAAGCCCAAATCTCCGAGGGAACAAAGGAGGCACTTGTACGAGCAACAGCTGAAAACATCTTCAGGCTGTGAGCTGGGCCTCCGAGGGCCTGTTTCAAAATATTAGGGACTGCTTGACCAGCCACTTcatttgtgaaaaaacaaggcagtttatttaaaaaaaaaaaaaaagtcattttcaaaacatgaGCAATGTGACCTTGGACTGCGCAAGGtatacctaataaagtgaatcACGTgggtgaactttttttttcgagTTGTCTAAAAGGAGCAGTCTGAGAACAAGTGCGCCCGTCTGGCGGTCGGCTCGCCTTTGTCCCTCCCCTCGCTCTCCCTTCCGCTCTCTCCCCGCTCAGCTTATCTCGCACCCTTCCTCCACGGCCAGCTGTTGTTTTGAAGGCCGTGAGAGTCAAGACCTCCGCCTGGACAAACGCCGCCATTGTAAGTTGAAGTGCacgtggggagggaggggggttaGGTGTTTCGCTCCGCACTATTGCGTTCACGGCTGTAAGTGGCGAGCGGCCACCCCGAAAAACAATCCTGGAAGACGTTACCTGCTATTCTTTAAGTTGACACCGCTTGAAGTCACGAGTCCAACTTTGTCTCATCTTGAGTGACGTCTTGCCTGccaacagaaaacacacattagTTTTAGTGAAAGTGGACCGCCAACCGCTCCGGcaccactcggactcaatggcAGCTTTGTCCCGAGTCGGAGTCGAGAGGAAGGAGCGCGGCcctctgacctttgacctgtgAGGTCGCATGTCCCCGGAAGCCATTTTTGAGGCCCGGACCTGCGCCTGGCCAGCTGGGAGATTTCACAAACATGCTGCAATGTTCTgccttcattattttttttttttttgggtaggTTTGCCATCTGCTAGAATTGGCATGAAACGATCTCAAGTCACGCACGAGGTCACATTGGGGCACATTGGGATGGGAATGAACAAGATGACGGCAGCAAAGGTGAGTGGGGTGAGTTTAACCTCTGACATGCATTGGGGTCACATGACCCCCCCCAGGCCCAGAGGCCGTTGCACTGCGCAAGGCACCTGACGGAATGCAAGATTGTACTTCTTTTGGGAGGCTCCGTGAGAGTGTATCGGCGGCCGGATCAGGCACAAGGGTCTGAACTTTAACCTTCGACCCCTCCGCTCACTGCTTACACATCACATGGTTGCTTAAACCAAAAATCTGCTGGAGGGATTTGGCTCGCTGGGAAAGGTGCTTTAGACATTTAGTCGGCCAATCGGATCCGCGACCTGGACCCGAAGGGAGCGGGACAAGACGGGTCAGGACTGACGTCGTCTGTCTTGTCCAGCTCGCTGTTTTCCGGCCCATTTCCCCCCATTTCCGAGGCTTTCCAAAAACTCGCATCACGGGACAGAGGCCCGCCGCTGAAACACGAGGCGGACATCCTGTTGCGAATAACGTGCTAATTAGATTTGGCCGGCGGCAGTTGCCGTAATCAAATCTATCCGGTGCGCCGCGGCTGAGGGGCGAAACCTGATCCGCGGTTCAAAATATGCACTCCGCTCCGTTTCCTCTCTTGTCGAGCCTCTGGCCCGTTATGTTACGAACGCCATTCTTGCGCAATGTTTTTGACATGCTTTTATCAACAATAATTCTTTGGATTTGAGAGAGCGGTGCAGACTCCAGCTGACGGAGACTGCACATCCACCTGTCCCCCGTCCTCAGAGCTGCGTCGCCGTCCGGATGTGGGAACTTGGGAAAACGGACGACtcccaaaaatcaaacaagagccttttgttttgcaacaaTCCGATGAGCGCGTCTTAATAAGCCTCCGGTCGGAGTTTTTGCGGCCAGACGTGGCAGCGACGCAAACCTCACTTGTGCCTCAAACACGCGTTTTTGTTGGCTTGTGTAACGTTCAGCGGCGGCTTTTTGGAATTCGTGCATGGTGggcttttggggggggaaagaaatgGCTTCCTTTGTGGTTGCGCAACTGCAAACATTGTGGTCAAGCACATCGGTGCTGCTTTTTGCTTGACcagcaaaaaacacaaactccaTGAAGCAGCAGTCCTTGTATGATTTTATCCTCCTTTCtcaattttcttttgcttcttAGACTATTACGATcgattattttcatttattaaccagtttttttaatatagtgGCACTAATACTGTGATACTGCTATTATTTGTTAGCtcgcatttctttttttattgtcagcATGAAGTTCAGCGTACTTAAATTCCATCTCAGTAAGCCCTGCATCAATTTGCAGTGAAAGGAAATGGAGAAAAGGCCGGCCCGGTTCAACAAGGCATCGGTGGCGTGCGGAACCGGCCCGCATCATTAGCGATGCCGTCAGCACCGGTGGGTCAGGGGAGGGCTTGCcgaggtttttgttttggggggggggggcagattATGCAGTTAAAGCGCTTGCAGAGGAAGTGGCGTTTTAATGCTGACAAGGTTCCTGTGGAGACTGTTATGCTAATCTGCCGCTGTTAAGCGCTGCAGAACGTAAGAGGGGAAATGCACCATGAAAACATAACAGCTCCGGCCAACACAAGGAGGCAGGAAGGGCAGGGGGGCGAGGGCGGAGCATACAGGAAGTAAACACGGCAAGCGATTTTTTTGGTCCCCTTGCTACAACCTGTCAACAAGTATGAGGGGGTTTGACAATTGACGGCCTGGCTGCCGCCCGCACCGTGCGTCCTCCTCATGAGCAACATTACAAAGGGCctagtgaaaagaaaaaaaaaaaagccactcaCGTTCCTTCCTTTGGATTCATGCTCGAAGGCGCCCATCGGGGGATTTGTCCATCCTTCCTgtcgtcctcctcttctttgtGGAGGCCTCAAGAGCCTCTTAGGCAACTCTGATGGCTTGAAGGGACCTGCTACTCTGTATTCAATACAAAGAAACTCTTTCACCATAATGCCACCTGTGGGACTTAAATAGGTACTGCACCATTTGTAAAAACGGACACTGACGTgaataaaagacacacaaatcCAAATTCTGCACTTTTTCTTACAGCAGCTAAGGATTTTGTTTCTGAACGACACTTGCTCCACTTTTCACAGAGAGGGTGAGGGGAGGAACACATGTCCACAGAAGACGAGTGGTGTCTCTCTGGGAAAGTGCAAAAGGTTAAAATATCAATGAGACGTGCCCAAGAGCGGAACGACTCACCTGTTGTCCCGACTGCGGTTTCGGGGGGGGTTCTCTCCCTTGCAAACCGTGCTGGAAAATTCATCACAATGATGACAATTAAAACTCACTAAATCCCCAACGTAGACAGCAAGACACAAGGCTGTCATTTTTTACTGATATAACTCGGTTGCTCTTTCGCCCTGCTAGACACGCACAGGAggatttttcaaatattataACTTACCTGTTACAGACTCAAAGATAAAACGTGAGGCTTTCAACCATTTGAATCTGCTTGGGTTGTCTCAacagcaaatattttgaaataagcCGTCAGAGGCAAACATTTCTCGTGAGCTCTGAacgacaaacacacacacgtgttgtCTGATTGTTGTAGTGCCGCGTCATGACCTATAGGTGGCGCTCGCCCAAATCAACCGTAATATACTGCAGTTCAGCCTTGACTTTGAAAGTGGATGCTTGTTTTGGCACACAAGCAATTGTACGGTGTCCCTCAGGGGGGCTCTAAAAGACTAGGGATTTGCAAAGCATTCCACTGTGCAACGTCCCCGATTCCTCCAGCAGAGGTTTTAGTCATCACCCCACCCAGACCCCCACCTCCCGCCGGCCAACGTGACGCATATGGACCCGGACCGGCGGGGAGGACGGAGCTGGCAAGTCCGGCCGGGAGCGGAAACCCGAAGAGGAAGCCTTCAGTTGATCCAGCTGTTTTCTCCCTCTCGCGCCCTCCCTGCCTGCGGATCCAGTGTCCGAAGGGGGCGAGGgggagatggggggggggggggagccaACAGGTGTCTGACAAGTCCAGCAGACCGCTGCTTGGTCAGGTTTCTGCTTGGTCATGCgtacacgcatgcacacgcgcacgctccatccgtccatctgtTCCAAGAATTCCTGGCAATCCATGAGAATTTTCACTCGTCATGGAGGTACTCGATTGTGCTCTCTCACTGGGATTGTAACCTGACaagtcacacacacgcgctGGCTGGCTTGTGCGTTTCCAGTTGCATGCGTGTGTCGTGTCGGAGGCACGTTCAACACTTTAGCTTGTTCTTTCAGACATCGCCATCTTAATCTGTTTGCTGACAGCTCGCCTCATCTACTCTAACAAGGCACATTTTCTGAAATCTGCAGCATTTGTTTCTTAAGCTCAAAGAgaggaaattaaaagaaaGACCAACTGTCCAGCcaagcaacatttttaaaaggagTCAATCTGAACGGCCATGGAAGAGAGTGGCGAAGGTGATTGCACCCCCCGAGAACTACAAACACTCACTTTGGACTTCATTACAGACTTTTAATAGCAACTTGTGTACtcagttggggggggggggggggcacaagcCATATTTCTACCCCAGAAGTGACTTGCCATCCTGTCTCCTGCACAGGACAGCACAGTGTAACCATTGTGTGCAtccaagagtgtgtgtgtgtatatgtgtgtgttgggtgGAATTTAGCCCAAAGGTTTCCATTCCGGGGGTCAGTTTGGGAGATTTAAAGCTGTCAAGGAGGGCGGCAGTAAATTCACTGCCACAGACGCGAGCCTTGGTCTTTGCATAAGACACGCATTCACACTTGAGCGttacttttcaaaatgattcccTCTATTTGGTGACGCATTCCTTTCTGCAGTTACCACTGTCACCATGGGGAAGAGCAagggcgccatcttgtggtgaTTATGGTATCGACCTGAACTGGATCGCTCCCGAGTGAGTCAGGGTTGTTGACGTTGTTAGAAGTGGAAAAACGAATCTTGGAAAGAAGTCAAGGAAAACCAGAAAAGTGTgagaagaaatgtttttttgttcttcatGTAACAGATGCACAATTTGCAACTTAACCAGAAAGGAAAATGTCTAAAACATCACCACCAACGAGGATGACAACAAGCTGTGCAGCATCAtaatttcaaaaatgaaaataaaagcactcTGCGTTtctctcatttttttctacaaacaCCCGCCCGGTAGAAAAAGATCCACCCGGTGGAGAAGAAACTATACTTACTTGGTGATCCTCACTGACATCACGTTCCTATTTTGACATCACTTGAAATGCAGGACTCATTTGTCACTGACTGCAAaagcagaataaaaataagtcaAACATTAAAGAAGAGGCGCTGGGCaggaacaattttttttttttcagtcacaGCGAGACTTCCTGCGTTGGCTGATTACGATTGAGAGCAGATCGTTTGTGTACCCAGCAgaaatttgcttttgtttcttaaAATTGTCAGGAAGAtagaaaagtgacattttttccacttaaggattttcataaaaaaaataaagtgagaACAAGATAAACAAAAGCATTCTGCACAACTGTCAATGCAACCAAAGCTAAGCTGCGACACGTTTGATATGTGGAGTTTCGGGCTTCTCCGCTCAGACCGCTGCCATTTTTCAAGGCAAATGTTGCTCAACTGATGGCATGCTGAGAGACTGTCACAAGCGTTTGTTTCATAGAGACAAGAAAGAATTTGGAACAAaactttcacattttttggggggggctcAGACAGTAATAAGCTGTTTCATTTGGGCTGGGGTGCTGAGATGCTGGGGTGGGTTCTGTTATTGTTCCGGGTCCTGACTCAGTCCTCCATAGTCCGGTCTGCGTGTCCAGAGTAGCCCACTAGCTGTCGTCGACATTAAACTGGTCATCCGTGGCGGAGAAAATGTCACCTCCCGTCCCAAAGAAGTTGTCTTCTGTCTCAAAAAGGTTGTCTTCCGTCATAAAATCCTGCTCCTCCCCGGACGCTGCCCGCTTGCTCGACGTACCAAAGCAGAAGGAGCCGTTGCCGGGCTggttgccgccgccgccgccatcgccGGCCGACGAGTGGCCTCTGTCGCTGGGCTTGTTTTGCTGAGCAAGCCCCTGCTGGCTGTCAGACGGGCTCAGGccaatttttttcaatctgcAATCATGTTAGAAGAAGCATCCACAATGTTGACACCAAGAccatgtcatttttgtgcCCACAAATTTTTGACGACATTTTACCGCTGCGATTCTTCCCCTTTTTTGGACAAAAgttaagaaaaagagaaaagccgAGGTGCACGTACTGGTTCTTATGTTTGGCGCCGCTGATGTGAGACTGGTACTGATCCACCGAGTTGAGCTCAATGTTGCAGAGTGTGCACGGCAGGCCCTTGGCTGCGGACGCTGTAGAAAAGATAAGTGAATTCAGAAGGAGACTCTTGCTTGCGCCAAGGTGTTGAGGCGCTGACCCGGTGTGGCAGGCTGGCCGTAGAGCTTCATAAGGTCCTGCTTGGCCAGGTGCTTCTTGTGCTTCTTGCCCGAGTAGTGCTGCTGGGCCATCTGCGCGTTGTTGAAGGGCGCCTGGCAGATGGAGCAGAAGCGGTCGGGGTCTTTGTCGCCATCCTGGCCGCCGTTACCAGTCGGGGGAGTAACCTCCGCCGGTTTCTTCTTGGATGGAGCTGGTGGGGCTTGTTGGGCTACTGCTGAgcaagaacagaaaaaaaaacaacccctGAGTCTTCAAAATGTATAATGCTTCTTCCTGTCCAGTTAACtgtgaaattaaatgaaagtTTCAAAATTGGCTGTTTcatacaacaaaacaaaaactgaactCTTCCTTAAGTCCACTTTGGCAGAAGACAGAACAATACTTTATCCCAAATCTGCCGTTAGCTGAACAAGTCCAGTTGTGACTGTTCCCATGCgtcttatactgccccctggtggccacaTTACGCATATCAGGGGGGGGAGaacaaataaattgaatttaaataagTTCTAATACATGTTCttataaaatacagtatatattgtGCTACTTTCctgattaaaacatttttcttattttttggggggtggctAGAAAAGATTAATGGCATTTGTATTCACTAGAAGGGGGAAAGTTGGTTGAAATGAGTTACAAGAGTGAAACTTGATGGCACGCATTGTAAAGCATACATACAAGTGTGAGGGTTTGCCGATTTCAGTTTCAGGGTCTTGGCGTGGATTTTGCCCTGGTAATGCGACTGCGCCATCACGGACGAAGTGAAGGTCATCTTGCACATGTCGCAGGTCTTCATCGGGTCCAACTCGCCGTTGTCGGCGTGGCACTGCAATATGAACATGTGGCTTAGTCAAGTGAGCCTCTCTCACACAGCGAGGCCAAACATAAACCACTTACGCTGACAGAAGATGGAGACTTGAACTTTTTCGACTCTGGCTCTTTCTCGTTTTGAATGGAAAAGTAACGTCGCACCTTGTTGCCGTGTTTCTTACTCTGAAAGAGAACGCAAAGGAGAACACAAATTGAACCCCACCAGAGATCCATCACCACGAGGGGCGATAAAGAAATACTCAAGGCCAACCTGATAGTGAGCCAGCTTCTGCGACTCGGAGATGAGGACGGCATTGCAGATGCTGCACAGGTTATCGGTGAACAGGTTGCTGTGCTCCTTGATCATCCGATTGACTACGGCGGGAGGACAAAAAGAGAGGCGGCTGACGTCAAAGCAcacaaagtaaataaatgtttgaggTCATTAATCATAATTAGTTTGTCCCCAGCGAACGAGGCCATTGTAAATGGTGACTTCTCatctagtaaaaaaaataatgcattttattaacaATGTTTTGGTCACAAATTTCTAATTGGTTTTGGGACAAGTCAATCTGGGCAGATTAACTTTTGGTATACAGGTGG
The sequence above is drawn from the Syngnathus acus chromosome 14, fSynAcu1.2, whole genome shotgun sequence genome and encodes:
- the znf346 gene encoding zinc finger protein 346 isoform X1, encoding MTSPGACVVMGFKTVAGAQVMMAVAMETDHFPYLPSGPDQVNRMIKEHSNLFTDNLCSICNAVLISESQKLAHYQSKKHGNKVRRYFSIQNEKEPESKKFKSPSSVSCHADNGELDPMKTCDMCKMTFTSSVMAQSHYQGKIHAKTLKLKSANPHTSVAQQAPPAPSKKKPAEVTPPTGNGGQDGDKDPDRFCSICQAPFNNAQMAQQHYSGKKHKKHLAKQDLMKLYGQPATPASAAKGLPCTLCNIELNSVDQYQSHISGAKHKNQLKKIGLSPSDSQQGLAQQNKPSDRGHSSAGDGGGGGNQPGNGSFCFGTSSKRAASGEEQDFMTEDNLFETEDNFFGTGGDIFSATDDQFNVDDS
- the znf346 gene encoding zinc finger protein 346 isoform X2, translating into MTSPGACVVMGFKTVAGAQVMMAVAMETDHFPYLPSGPDQVNRMIKEHSNLFTDNLCSICNAVLISESQKLAHYQSKKHGNKVRRYFSIQNEKEPESKKFKSPSSVSCHADNGELDPMKTCDMCKMTFTSSVMAQSHYQGKIHAKTLKLKSANPHTLAQQAPPAPSKKKPAEVTPPTGNGGQDGDKDPDRFCSICQAPFNNAQMAQQHYSGKKHKKHLAKQDLMKLYGQPATPASAAKGLPCTLCNIELNSVDQYQSHISGAKHKNQLKKIGLSPSDSQQGLAQQNKPSDRGHSSAGDGGGGGNQPGNGSFCFGTSSKRAASGEEQDFMTEDNLFETEDNFFGTGGDIFSATDDQFNVDDS